A DNA window from Malus domestica chromosome 12, GDT2T_hap1 contains the following coding sequences:
- the LOC103435779 gene encoding probable LRR receptor-like serine/threonine-protein kinase At1g67720 isoform X1, with the protein MEVSLLLLSLLLLVVPSSAQMPAGFVSLDCGGEEIFTDDLGVKWSPDQLSFGETSSIAVSNETRKQYSTLRHFPADSRKYCYTLNVTSRTRYLLRATFLYGNFDSNNVYPKFDISVGATHWSSIVISDANTMEMRELIFLAMSPTVSVCLSNATTGQPFISTLELRQFNGSMYYSEYEQQFYLSVSARINFGADDEAPVRYPDDPFDRIWTSDSVKKANYLVDIAAGTKKVSTKLPIDINRDDRPPEKVMQTAVVGTNGTLTYRLNLDGFPGFGWACTYLAEIEDLAEDESRKFRLVLPGNTELSKAVVNIEENAQGKYRLYEPGLTNLSFPFVLSFKFAKTADSSRGPLLNAMEINKYLEINDGSQDGAVISSFVSHYSSADWTLEGGDPCLPVSWSWVECNSDPQPRIVKIKLSSKNITGNIPSDLTKLNSLEELWLDGNSLTGTIPDFTGCVDLKIIHLENNQLTGGLSSFTNLPSLKELYVQNNMLTGTVPSSLLDKVVNMNYTGNVNLRKGKTSGSRNNIIIGTSVGSAVLVIATIVSCILLRKGRKKYKHDQLGNQPAQGIHSSKSDAPKESAHCFSYSEIEEATRKFEKKIGSGGFGVVYYGIMKDEKEIAVKVLTSNSYQGKREFSNEVTLLSRIHHRHLVQFLGYCQEDGRSMLIYEFMHNGTLKEHLYGPLTHEQSINWIKRLEIAEDAAKGIEYLHTGCVPAIIHRDLKSSNILIDKHMRAKVSDFGLSKLEVEGASHVSSKVRGTVGYLDPEYYISQQLTDKSDVYSFGVILLELISGQEAISNENFGVNCRNIVQWAKLHIENGNIQGIIDPSLDGEYDIQSMWKIAEKALMCVLAHGFMRPSISEVLKEIQDAISVERDAAAVREGSSDVSKNSIHSSLNTGSLDLGRNDNFLSIDESISRPTAR; encoded by the exons ATGGAGGTTtcccttctccttctctctctcctccttctcgTCGTCCCTTCCTCTGCTCAAATGCCAG CAGGGTTTGTGAGTTTGGATTGTGGAGGTGAAGAAATTTTCACTGATGATCTGGGTGTGAAGTGGTCTCCTGATCAGCTCAGTTTCGGTGAGACGTCCTCTATAGCTGTTTCCAATGAGACCAGGAAGCAGTACTCGACGttgaggcattttccggcggaTTCGAGAAAATATTGTTACACATTGAATGTCACAAGTAGGACTAGGTACCTTCTAAGAGCGACATTCTTGTATGGTAACTTTGACAGCAATAACGTTTATCCCAAATTTGACATTTCTGTTGGGGCAACCCATTGGTCTTCGATTGTAATTTCGGATGCCAATACGATGGAGATGCGCGAGCTTATATTTCTGGCGATGAGTCCTACTGTCAGTGTATGTTTATCCAATGCTACGACTGGACAACCTTTTATATCCACTCTTGAGCTTCGACAATTCAATGGTTCCATGTACTATTCTGAGTATGAGCAACAGTTCTATCTCAGTGTCTCTGCCAGGATTAATTTCGGTGCAGATGATGAAGCACCAGtcag GTATCCTGATGACCCTTTCGATAGAATATGGACATCAGACTCTGTCAAGAAAGCGAATTACCTCGTCGACATTGCTGCTGGAACCAAAAAAGTGTCAACCAAGTTGCCAATTGACATTAATAGGGATGACAGGCCACCCGAAAAAGTTATGCAGACAGCTGTAGTTGGCACAAATGGAACACTGACTTACCGGTTGAACCTGGATGGTTTTCCTGGTTTTGGATGGGCATGCACCTACTTAGCAGAAATTGAAGATTTAGCTGAAGATGAGTCTAGAAAGTTTAGGCTAGTACTTCCAGGAAATACTGAACTCAGCAAAGCTGTTGTTAATATTGAAGAAAACGCTCAGGGAAAATATCGTCTCTATGAACCAGGGTTAACAAACTTATCCTTTCCATTTGTATTATCATTTAAATTTGCCAAAACAGCCGATTCTTCCAGGGGACCGCTCTTGAATGCAATGGAGATAAATAAATATCTGGAAATAAATGATGGTTCTCAAGATG GAGCTGTTATTTctagttttgtttcacactactCATCGGCAGATTGGACTTTGGAAGGCGGTGATCCATGCCTCCCAGTATCATGGTCTTGGGTTGAGTGTAACTCAGATCCACAACCAAGAATAGTTAAAAT AAAATTATCTAGTAAGAATATTACTGGGAATATCCCTTCAGACTTGACAAAGTTGAACAGTTTAGAAGAGTT ATGGCTTGACGGGAACTCACTGACTGGTACAATACCTGATTTCACTGGATGTGTGGACTTGAAGATTAT TCATCTTGAAAACAATCAGTTGACGGGCGGACTCTCCTCTTTCACGAACCTACCAAGTTTGAAGGAACT GTATGTGCAAAATAATATGTTAACCGGAACTGTGCCATCAAGTCTTCTCGATAAAGTGGTTAATATGAA CTACACTGGAAATGTTAATCTGCGGAAAGGGAAAACAAGCGGGAGCCGCAATAACATTATTATTGGTACATCAGTTGGGTCTGCTGTCTTGGTCATAGCTACTATTGTATCTTGCATACTTTTACGCAAGGGGAGGAAGAAATACAAGCATG ACCAACTTGGGAATCAACCTGCGCAAGGAATACATTCTTCTAAGAGTGATGCTCCTAAAGAATCTGCACACTGCTTCTCTTACTCCGAAATTGAAGAGGCTACCAGAAAGTTTGAGAAGAAAATAGGTTCGGGAGGTTTTGGAGTTGTTTACTACGGTATAATGAAGGATGAAAAGGAAATTGCAGTCAAAGTTCTAACGAGTAATTCCTACCAGGGAAAGCGAGAATTTTCAAATGAG GTAACTCTTCTTTCAAGGATACATCACAGACACCTGGTACAGTTTCTTGGGTATTGCCAAGAGGATGGAAGAAGTATGCTGATCTACGAGTTCATGCATAATGGAACTCTCAAGGAACATCTTTATG GCCCATTAACACACGAACAGAGTATCAATTGGATCAAGCGCCTTGAGATTGCTGAAGATGCTGCAAAAG GAATCGAATACCTTCACACCGGCTGTGTTCCAGCTATCATTCATAGAGATTTGAAAAGCAGCAACATTCTAATTGACAAACACATGAGAGCAAAGGTTTCAGATTTTGGTCTTTCCAAACTTGAAGTAGAAGGAGCATCCCATGTGTCAAGCAAAGTTCGGGGCACTGTAGGGTATCTGGATCCCGA GTATTACATCTCCCAGCAGTTGACAGACAAGAGTGACGTTTATAGTTTCGGTGTCATTCTTCTTGAGCTGATATCAGGTCAAGAAGCGATTTCTAATGAAAACTTTGGTGTTAACTGCCGTAATATAGTGCAATGG GCAAAATTACACATCGAGAATGGCAACATTCAAGGAATAATCGACCCCTCGCTGGATGGCGAATACGACATCCAGTCAATGTGGAAGATAGCCGAAAAAGCCCTAATGTGTGTTCTAGCGCACGGATTTATGAGGCCGTCCATTTCAGAAGTTCTCAAGGAAATCCAAGATGCAATCTCAGTGGAAAGGGATGCTGCAGCAGTAAGAGAAGGTTCCTCAGATGTATCAAAGAATTCAATCCATTCTTCCTTGAACACAGGTTCCCTGGATCTTGGCAGAAATGACAATTTCTTGTCGATCGATGAGTCTATCTCCCGGCCAACTGCTCGATAG
- the LOC103435779 gene encoding probable LRR receptor-like serine/threonine-protein kinase At1g67720 isoform X2, whose amino-acid sequence MEVSLLLLSLLLLVVPSSAQMPGFVSLDCGGEEIFTDDLGVKWSPDQLSFGETSSIAVSNETRKQYSTLRHFPADSRKYCYTLNVTSRTRYLLRATFLYGNFDSNNVYPKFDISVGATHWSSIVISDANTMEMRELIFLAMSPTVSVCLSNATTGQPFISTLELRQFNGSMYYSEYEQQFYLSVSARINFGADDEAPVRYPDDPFDRIWTSDSVKKANYLVDIAAGTKKVSTKLPIDINRDDRPPEKVMQTAVVGTNGTLTYRLNLDGFPGFGWACTYLAEIEDLAEDESRKFRLVLPGNTELSKAVVNIEENAQGKYRLYEPGLTNLSFPFVLSFKFAKTADSSRGPLLNAMEINKYLEINDGSQDGAVISSFVSHYSSADWTLEGGDPCLPVSWSWVECNSDPQPRIVKIKLSSKNITGNIPSDLTKLNSLEELWLDGNSLTGTIPDFTGCVDLKIIHLENNQLTGGLSSFTNLPSLKELYVQNNMLTGTVPSSLLDKVVNMNYTGNVNLRKGKTSGSRNNIIIGTSVGSAVLVIATIVSCILLRKGRKKYKHDQLGNQPAQGIHSSKSDAPKESAHCFSYSEIEEATRKFEKKIGSGGFGVVYYGIMKDEKEIAVKVLTSNSYQGKREFSNEVTLLSRIHHRHLVQFLGYCQEDGRSMLIYEFMHNGTLKEHLYGPLTHEQSINWIKRLEIAEDAAKGIEYLHTGCVPAIIHRDLKSSNILIDKHMRAKVSDFGLSKLEVEGASHVSSKVRGTVGYLDPEYYISQQLTDKSDVYSFGVILLELISGQEAISNENFGVNCRNIVQWAKLHIENGNIQGIIDPSLDGEYDIQSMWKIAEKALMCVLAHGFMRPSISEVLKEIQDAISVERDAAAVREGSSDVSKNSIHSSLNTGSLDLGRNDNFLSIDESISRPTAR is encoded by the exons ATGGAGGTTtcccttctccttctctctctcctccttctcgTCGTCCCTTCCTCTGCTCAAATGCCAG GGTTTGTGAGTTTGGATTGTGGAGGTGAAGAAATTTTCACTGATGATCTGGGTGTGAAGTGGTCTCCTGATCAGCTCAGTTTCGGTGAGACGTCCTCTATAGCTGTTTCCAATGAGACCAGGAAGCAGTACTCGACGttgaggcattttccggcggaTTCGAGAAAATATTGTTACACATTGAATGTCACAAGTAGGACTAGGTACCTTCTAAGAGCGACATTCTTGTATGGTAACTTTGACAGCAATAACGTTTATCCCAAATTTGACATTTCTGTTGGGGCAACCCATTGGTCTTCGATTGTAATTTCGGATGCCAATACGATGGAGATGCGCGAGCTTATATTTCTGGCGATGAGTCCTACTGTCAGTGTATGTTTATCCAATGCTACGACTGGACAACCTTTTATATCCACTCTTGAGCTTCGACAATTCAATGGTTCCATGTACTATTCTGAGTATGAGCAACAGTTCTATCTCAGTGTCTCTGCCAGGATTAATTTCGGTGCAGATGATGAAGCACCAGtcag GTATCCTGATGACCCTTTCGATAGAATATGGACATCAGACTCTGTCAAGAAAGCGAATTACCTCGTCGACATTGCTGCTGGAACCAAAAAAGTGTCAACCAAGTTGCCAATTGACATTAATAGGGATGACAGGCCACCCGAAAAAGTTATGCAGACAGCTGTAGTTGGCACAAATGGAACACTGACTTACCGGTTGAACCTGGATGGTTTTCCTGGTTTTGGATGGGCATGCACCTACTTAGCAGAAATTGAAGATTTAGCTGAAGATGAGTCTAGAAAGTTTAGGCTAGTACTTCCAGGAAATACTGAACTCAGCAAAGCTGTTGTTAATATTGAAGAAAACGCTCAGGGAAAATATCGTCTCTATGAACCAGGGTTAACAAACTTATCCTTTCCATTTGTATTATCATTTAAATTTGCCAAAACAGCCGATTCTTCCAGGGGACCGCTCTTGAATGCAATGGAGATAAATAAATATCTGGAAATAAATGATGGTTCTCAAGATG GAGCTGTTATTTctagttttgtttcacactactCATCGGCAGATTGGACTTTGGAAGGCGGTGATCCATGCCTCCCAGTATCATGGTCTTGGGTTGAGTGTAACTCAGATCCACAACCAAGAATAGTTAAAAT AAAATTATCTAGTAAGAATATTACTGGGAATATCCCTTCAGACTTGACAAAGTTGAACAGTTTAGAAGAGTT ATGGCTTGACGGGAACTCACTGACTGGTACAATACCTGATTTCACTGGATGTGTGGACTTGAAGATTAT TCATCTTGAAAACAATCAGTTGACGGGCGGACTCTCCTCTTTCACGAACCTACCAAGTTTGAAGGAACT GTATGTGCAAAATAATATGTTAACCGGAACTGTGCCATCAAGTCTTCTCGATAAAGTGGTTAATATGAA CTACACTGGAAATGTTAATCTGCGGAAAGGGAAAACAAGCGGGAGCCGCAATAACATTATTATTGGTACATCAGTTGGGTCTGCTGTCTTGGTCATAGCTACTATTGTATCTTGCATACTTTTACGCAAGGGGAGGAAGAAATACAAGCATG ACCAACTTGGGAATCAACCTGCGCAAGGAATACATTCTTCTAAGAGTGATGCTCCTAAAGAATCTGCACACTGCTTCTCTTACTCCGAAATTGAAGAGGCTACCAGAAAGTTTGAGAAGAAAATAGGTTCGGGAGGTTTTGGAGTTGTTTACTACGGTATAATGAAGGATGAAAAGGAAATTGCAGTCAAAGTTCTAACGAGTAATTCCTACCAGGGAAAGCGAGAATTTTCAAATGAG GTAACTCTTCTTTCAAGGATACATCACAGACACCTGGTACAGTTTCTTGGGTATTGCCAAGAGGATGGAAGAAGTATGCTGATCTACGAGTTCATGCATAATGGAACTCTCAAGGAACATCTTTATG GCCCATTAACACACGAACAGAGTATCAATTGGATCAAGCGCCTTGAGATTGCTGAAGATGCTGCAAAAG GAATCGAATACCTTCACACCGGCTGTGTTCCAGCTATCATTCATAGAGATTTGAAAAGCAGCAACATTCTAATTGACAAACACATGAGAGCAAAGGTTTCAGATTTTGGTCTTTCCAAACTTGAAGTAGAAGGAGCATCCCATGTGTCAAGCAAAGTTCGGGGCACTGTAGGGTATCTGGATCCCGA GTATTACATCTCCCAGCAGTTGACAGACAAGAGTGACGTTTATAGTTTCGGTGTCATTCTTCTTGAGCTGATATCAGGTCAAGAAGCGATTTCTAATGAAAACTTTGGTGTTAACTGCCGTAATATAGTGCAATGG GCAAAATTACACATCGAGAATGGCAACATTCAAGGAATAATCGACCCCTCGCTGGATGGCGAATACGACATCCAGTCAATGTGGAAGATAGCCGAAAAAGCCCTAATGTGTGTTCTAGCGCACGGATTTATGAGGCCGTCCATTTCAGAAGTTCTCAAGGAAATCCAAGATGCAATCTCAGTGGAAAGGGATGCTGCAGCAGTAAGAGAAGGTTCCTCAGATGTATCAAAGAATTCAATCCATTCTTCCTTGAACACAGGTTCCCTGGATCTTGGCAGAAATGACAATTTCTTGTCGATCGATGAGTCTATCTCCCGGCCAACTGCTCGATAG